In Chanos chanos chromosome 14, fChaCha1.1, whole genome shotgun sequence, the sequence AGAGCTTTCCGCTATGAAGTGCAAACTACACACATGAAGGTACATTAAGTGcataaatagtaataaataaatagtaataacaataataacagccAAGCGTTGTGAAATAGTCTTGGTAAATTTCCCATTTTACCGTCCAgtaatggacacacacacatacatacaaacacacacactctgcgagacagagagagcgagggagagagggagagagagctgcattgtgattggctgaggtcCATGATGACACTCTGCTTCCTGCTCTATATAAACTCCATTCCCGTAGATCTGTGAACATCTGATACACACTTGTTAACAGCAGGCTATTAAACGGATTTATACcgcactttcctctctctcattctctctcttacaccaCAATGTGCAGAGGATTAGCTGCCTTCCCCTCGTCTTGTCTGGAGAGGTACAGatatcattttgtcattttgacatctcaaagggggggggggggggttgtgtttggGCTTGCATATTTGGATTGTGGACTTCACAGATTATTCCTCCATTCACGGAGCTGTctttctgtacattttaaattgtaGTAGCTTTCAAACAGATGTACTGATAAAGATACAGCATGTTTAGTGAGGGTGTTTTTAGAACGAAGCATTTGTCAAAGCCTTTTAATGTTTGTGAAGATGGAATGAAACCTTTACACTGCATTTATGGATCCCATTTTTTTCAAAGCAGGGCAAAAGGCTTCAAGTCTCGCCTGGGGAGTTTTCTACAGAGACATGATTGGAGCTTTCTCTGTTACTCTTACAGAGCAACTAAACCAAGGTAGTTACAAAAAAATACCTTTATAACTTCTACAGATTACAAAATGATTTCTAACACATCACAGATAGCCCACATCACAAATCAACagtacattaaaatgtttttttttttttctttcttttgaattcCCAGGCTAACCTTGGAAGAATGCCTGAAATGGAAGGAATCTTTTGAGAATCTGCTGTCAAATAAACGTGAGTATGATCTACGTGTTTGAAAAGTGCTTTGAGATGTTGCACATGGCTGGGCTGCTGTGTGTAATGAGCTGTGCGTAATAAGGGTGGCAAGGCTACTGCACTGCCAGATGAACGTATGCCAGCCAGATTAAAAGATTACACATCTGTGCAGAAGTTACTGGGGGTTACCCAGATTGGTGCAGATTATTTTTAGCACAGACAAAAGGCGATTTGAAAGATTCTGACCAAAATCCTTAAGACTGCATGTCCCAGATATGTAGATGCagtttatgtatttttgtgtgtgtgtgcgtgcgtgcgtgcatgtgtgtgtgtatgtgtatgtgtgtgtatgtttgtgtgtgtgtgtgtgtgtgtgtgtgtgtgtgtgcgtgtgtgtgtgcgcgtgcgtgtgcgtgtgcgtgtgcgtgtgtgtgcgtgtgtgtgtgtgtgcatgtgtgtgtgcatgttagggagagagaaggaaggagggagggactGCTAAGCCACTGATGTGTGTTATACAACTAatccccttttctctttgtttatttccaTCAGACGGACTGTACGCTTTTCGAGCTTTCCTCATCTCCGAGTTCAGCGAGGAGAACATCGCTTTCTACCTGGCCTGCGAGGATTTCAAAAGGACCAAGTCGCCGTCAAAGCTCCTGGCCAAAGCCAACAGGATTTATGAGGAATTCATCAGCAGTGAAGCGCCTAGAGAGGTACAGACATCTCTCATATATCATTCATAACCCAAATGCAGCTCCATATCTTCAGTTCCTGTCAAAGACCTTTTGAGAGAAGGCCGTTACATATTTCATAAGCATCCTGAAGCTAAATGAAACAtatgtcccctctctctctaaaggtAAACATCGACCACGAGACTCGAGACATAACTCAGATGAACGTGAAGTGCCCTACGGTCGGCTGCTTTGACATGGCTCAGTACCGAATTTACATCCTCATGGAAAAGGACTGTTACCCACGATTCCTCCGCTCCGCCGCGTACCGCGACCTGATTGGCCAGCTCAAGGTGGAAAAAAGCGGCAAAATGGGGACAAAGAAAGCGTGAGCAGGACTCATGTGGAGAAAAGCTGGAAAAGAcatggaaaagagagggagatggcaTCACGCTGATGGTGAAAGCTCGTGAAGTTTGGGCTACAGGGCTCTGGGTATGACGAGTGATAAGGGCTCTCTAATGGAATCGTACTCAGCCATTAGAGAGCCGCCCTGTGGGACGGATACGCCACCCAAATGTCCTCCATCCTTTTAATGGAATCAGAGGAGATATTGCGGGGGAGAAGCTGATGGAGAGGACTGCAGTGCATTCTCAATGCGCAGAAGtgccaatgaaaaaaaaaaaaaaaaaaaaaacagttctgcaACTTGAATACATACAAATAAGCTCCCGATATTTGAGCGatgatttttaatgtttgtttatttgtttgtttttgttttgcttttgttttttgttgctgttgttgtttgtttttggttgttttttgttttgttttgtttttcaaatttataTGAAGAAAGCTTTAAGTTATGATATGATCATCTGATCGTCTAAAATAACTGccatttatttatctgtttgttttttaaatttatttattcaatattatttatttttgacctactggttttactgtgacagaaatgttttgaggAGTTTGAGCGGCAATGtgcaatattttatttcaatcAACTTTGTACAGTaagacaaattaaataaaaaatatttcaactgTCATCCCTGTCTTATTAATCTCTCTCATAATTTTAAAAGCTATACTGttggcacacatacacacacacacaaaagtgctgcctgtctcactcCCCAAGCTCAGAGCACTCATACGAGGAGGCTGGCGGGTGACTCGGGTTCACAAAGTTACCACGGCAACTGTTTGGGCTCATTTTCCAAAGCAGACAGTGAGTCGGAGGCAAAGCCTACCACCTATTGTGTTTACATAAATGAGGAAGAACGCGACAGTGCATAGGCAGAGATGGAGCAGGAAATCAATTTGATAAAGCCATTTACATCTGAGTAGCAGTGGTTATAAAACCTTGTTAGCCGGAGGTGTTTGTTCAAGGAATATATGACATGCAATTACATACATAAAACTGTCATTGTAAAGGTGCCTCTAAAGACCAACATATGACAGGTTCACAATGATCTCATTGTCTTACAATGACTTCATAGTTTTtctatatatgtacatgtgtgtgtgtgtgtatgtgtgtgtgtgtgtgtgcgcacgtgtgtgtgtatgtgtgtgcatgcctgtgtgtgtgtgtgtgtgtgtgtgtgtgtgtatgtgtgtgtgtgtgtgtgtgtgcgtgcacgtgtgtgtgtgtgcatgcgcgtgcgcgtgcgtgtgtgtgactgtgtgtgactgtgtgtgtgtttgtgtgtgtgtgtacatctgacATTTATGCATATTTTACAGAAATGGTAATGGTTGGTAATTATTACTACAGGATAGGTCAATTTTTTATCTTTGACATCACGAGAAGAacaatttatttaataaaatgtatatatttatgacTGCATATTTCAGTTACATGAGAGCTGCTTGtacagtacactccactgtggATTTTCCactccagacagacagatgaagatgaaaacatctatgtttgtctgttggtTTAATGTAACGCCCTTAGATTTAATGGGAGACATGatcattattcatttaaaaagcagATAAGAAAGGCTAATACCCTCCAGATGATTTCCTGATATTACACTTCATCAGTATATGATCTGAACTGAACAAAAGAACCCTGATCATCAGGAAACCGTTTCAGATATGATATCATTTTATTACATGGTAGCAATGAAATTTCAGCTACATAAAGCAGACCATTTGAGCATGTGCGCTTTGTTCAGTATatgcactgaaacactgacGTTTATTGGGGTCATTCTGTCTCTATATACCCTCAACACCTGCACTTCACCACTTTACAGATGAGCTTGTAGAAAGACAAATATTTCGAAggtgggggcagggggcagggggcgggggaaggggtggggtaggttgggggggggggcgctattTGCGTTGATCTTGAAGTTAATACGTCCGGAAATCCCAACTTCCCCTCTACCCTTTATGGCGTTATTGCATTACTCTGATGTCTTGTAAATACTTCACGTCTGAAAACGAGAGCAATCAGACCTGGGCCTGGGAACAGAGCCTCCAGCAAGTTTACAACGAGTCGTCTCACCGGCTGAAGTTTGAGAGGAGCTAAAGTGGGTCATTTCCAGTTGTTTAGTAAACCACAACTAACAAActaaatgagaaagaaagcatgTAAAATGATAAGTTCACCTCATTTTCCACGTTAAGACTGATCCACATTATCACCACTGTGTGAAGACTCATTAAAGCCGATGTGCGATCACTCATCAGAatcattgtgtgttttacagtgagtcAACACTTCTCTTCGCCTTGTTTCCTAATCTGTGTGGTCAATGACTCAAGGCCGGCACTCCCCCACACCCGCCGCCGTTCTCTCTCTACGGTAAAGAGCCGTGTCGACTCTTCCCGCGCAGGCAGAGTCTGATGTAAGCTCAGCCGTAGTGTCTGCAGGGAGGAGTGAATGGGACAAAGCAGAATGGCAGGAAAAACAATGGACTCCTCTGTAAACCTGACCTCGCTCTTACCTGTTCCCACAGTGatgtttcttcttctctgaaaTGAGACTGTGATCGAAAGGAAGGGAcggtgagggggaaaaaaatgtttagacGTTAGAAAGTTCagatttcattttgtcataTGTTTTGGATCaatgtctgtttatcagttTTCTTCTCTGGCACGCATTTCTCTCATCCAAACATGGATGGATGTTCTGAACTAGAGGAAGATTAAATGCACAACCAGCTTTTGAGAGTCAAATACTGCCACCATGTGATCACTCAGTAACACCGGACCGTCTGACGTGACATGTTTGTCAAGTTACATTTCTCACtcacaacatgttttgtttgtttgacgtCTTTATGGATTTTATCAGTAAACTGTCTAACGACGACCAtgctaacacacaaacagaatcccAACAAACGGGCAAACTGGAAGAATCTCCCTGTGGGTCAGGTATCATCACAGTGGAACATGCCTGGAGCTTTCTGTATCAGCTTTTCACATCATCAGGTCAAGACTATCCACTATATTACGCACTTAccacagctgtcaatcaactTATTAGCCCATCAGGTTAAAAATAATCACGAGGCATTTTAATATTGAAGTCATTAACTGCATCACGGTTCTTAATACAGTAAAAGTAATGAAATTTTGACGCAGTAACAATCTtaatatgttttaacagtttccTTGGCAACATACATCGTCCAAAGAAAATCAGTGTTCCAGATTCCTGGCCTCAGACTCACAGAGAGCATGTCTGAGGtgaccgtaaaaaaaaaaaaaaaaaatccctttggACGAATCTCAGAGAATAACTGACGCTCAAAGGTGGGCCACTCTCCTCTACCCAGCGCTAGGATATTAGAGTATAAGGATACAACAATTTAGTTTCCGGAAGCGAAAGGATTAAGGAAATATAAGATCACAACAGAAGACTTGCTGTGATAGCATAGAGTCAGGTTTGAATTTATAGAGGCCATCTCTGAATGGATTGTGTTAGGGAAGTTGGGAAGGAGGGCAAATTCCTCAGCACACAGGCATGTGACAGCAggacagacaggaaaacaacGCAGACAGGCtgtgcagacaggcagacatgctgagcagacaggcagacaggtaaacaccacagacaagctgggcagacaggcagactggTAAACATATTTGTTCCTGGAATTAATAACTAAAATGCAATGCTAAACTCCATCTAATCCAAACCATGTTCCAAattgcattttttatttgtttgagttttttgttttccacaatACATAATGTtaattcttttctctttttttcctctcaaaaatTGGTGGGATTGTGCATGATTGGATTGTATTTTTCCTTGCTTGTAAATCACGTTGGATAAAAGTGTTTGCCATCTGAATAACCATAAATGCAAGGGCAATGTCAAGATGAAACCACCAGAGGGTAGCATGGTTATGTTCAGAGGCAGTCCTGTCTTTTGGCTACAGTCTGAGCTGTACTCAATGGCGTAGCTGCCTTCGTTCGGACAGTAGAGGGCTTAAAACCAATCAGACATTAATGTGTAAGTCACACTGGGGCCAAGGACTTCCACCAGTTCATTGAATTATATTTAGTGGTGGATGTATGTTctaacaactacaaaaaaaaaaacagacttttttgtagttgttgttccAGTTTCGTGCGTTGTGATTCAGATACAACACATGTATATTCCGACAGTGGCTGAGTGGGTGTTTGGGAGGACTCATTGACACAAACAGTTCTTGATTTTTGTCCTGAGATGACCCCTTGTCATAGAGTATGAAAAGACATTCCGAGTACAAACTGTGAGAGCATCTCGTAATCCCATGGTGCCCATAAAGACAAATGCAGCACTCTGGTATGACATCACAATCTCATACTATCTATGCTACGGTATCACCTCTCCTCGTGACGTGCCGATCTGGACACGTCCTCCCAGAAGACATTCTTCCCTTTCACATTTCCGCCTCCTCTTTCATTGCATATCTTCTATCATATTTTGGCTATATGTGTGAAATGGCCTATGTTGTCATaacagagaagggagaggtCCCTCCGGGGCCACCATGTGTTCAAACAACTAACGTGGACTCAGAGAGCGAGTTGTGTTTCCATCGGACCCTGGGCGGTGGGGGTCAGGATAGACAGAGTCTGCTGCGTCTTACACTCCAAGCGTGGGAAATGTCTTGCCGTCCGTCCCCtgtggaaaaggaaaatgatgTTGTTCTATGACCTTCAGTTCCACAGGGCTTTGGAGCTCAGGGTCTCCCGTGGATCAGTGCGTTCACAGTCAAAGACCGTGTGCCCGGTTCTGAGCCACGTATGGACCGGGTCAACCTGGTCAGCTGCTCTCCTGGACGAAGTCAGTCCAGTCAAACACTAGCCGTAAACAACCTGTACCGAGTGGGATGTGCTTTGATGGTGGTATTTCCGGTGacatttctctgaaatgaaacGGAATTCTTCCTGCTCCGTTTATCCTTCTGGAAACTTCCTGCGTCATGAGTCATTTAAGATCCACCACTGATGGAGGCTATTGTATTAGCAGTTTTGTGGTGGTGAAAATGAACTGTCTGAAACGCATTATAAGCTGTGCTGTCATTTGAATAGGTTGTATGTTGTTTAATGAAGCAACAAGTTTTGATTTAATGTGCGTCCCACTTGACAATGAAATAGCGTTCTGTAAATGCACACTGAGGCCTCTTGatggtaataaataaataaataaataaataaattgaatcatattttgatttgagaTGTGCTGGCAGAACCTGAATTTTCGTTCTCCACAAGTAACAGAAGAATGTGGTCATGCAAATTGAGCGTGTCTGAATTGAGACGGAGGCCTTTGGAGAGGCCTGTGACTGGCCCAGCTGGCCACATTTCACAACATGAAGCCTCCGTTTGATGAGAGAAAGTGATGGCTGCTTTACCTCCTTTTCCTGCGCAAAATCATTTTCACGTGCtctttggaggtttttttttcagtctctgagCCAGTCAGAAGAGCTGAGTGGACCATGAACAGTTTGTTGATTACAGCGTGCAGCGGAGAAAGAGACTGCGTGAGGGCCCAGGGCAGGGAAAGGAGAGCTGAATGAAAGTCAATGACTTTATTATGtctttggtttttgtttctgtagtCGTCCAAACACATGAATCCTGATCGTGTCATATTTAATCTTCTTGATTTTGCAATGTTTTGTATGTCAGTTCTAATCCAGCAAAAGGCTGCCACTGATGACTATTACACAGCACCACGTCAGACGTGCTAATGCAGAACATCTGCTTTCTAAAAACAATATTTGTGAATCTACGCTTCAGTTCTATAATGGGACCAAGCTTACCTTAAGTGTTTTCATGTaggtcaaaacaaacagagagtcAGTTCATGCTCGGAAATTTCGTTTGTAGCTGTGAGGCCCAAAATGGAGAagcctgtttctcattttacagtatgaacctccctctctctcagaggggaAACATAGGGTTTTCCAAATTCA encodes:
- the rgs16 gene encoding regulator of G-protein signaling 16; translated protein: MCRGLAAFPSSCLERAKGFKSRLGSFLQRHDWSFLCYSYRATKPRLTLEECLKWKESFENLLSNKHGLYAFRAFLISEFSEENIAFYLACEDFKRTKSPSKLLAKANRIYEEFISSEAPREVNIDHETRDITQMNVKCPTVGCFDMAQYRIYILMEKDCYPRFLRSAAYRDLIGQLKVEKSGKMGTKKA